A region from the Medicago truncatula cultivar Jemalong A17 chromosome 6, MtrunA17r5.0-ANR, whole genome shotgun sequence genome encodes:
- the LOC11430261 gene encoding thaumatin-like protein, whose amino-acid sequence MQLLGSITHLIFFIISAYIFHGIVDGHQATFYIHNKCPFPIWPATAPNTGQPIIADGGFYLPSGQTKKILAPWSWSGRIWARTGCNFASNNWKPSCETGDCDGRLACNGLIGTPPATLVEITLQGDKGRPNFYDVSLVDGYNIPVSVVVPNKNINSKCNIQGCFKDVKSLCPRELEVLNSNGEVVACKSACLAFDLDNFCCRNDYGSPKKCRPNVYSKIFKDACPNYFSYAFDTPTPLVSCGSLEYIITFCPQGWGGAADVSTIQIDGVSDV is encoded by the exons ATGCAGCTACTAGGGTCCATAACCcatttaattttcttcataatCTCGGCTTACATTTTCCATg GGATTGTCGATGGACATCAAGCAACATTCTATATACACAATAAATGTCCCTTTCCAATATGGCCTGCAACAGCACCAAACACTGGTCAACCAATTATAGCAGATGGTGGATTCTACCTTCCTTCAGGCCAAACAAAGAAAATTCTAGCACCATGGTCATGGAGTGGTAGAATTTGGGCTAGAACAGGTTGCAATTTTGCTTCAAATAATTGGAAACCATCTTGTGAAACTGGGGATTGTGATGGAAGATTAGCTTGCAATGGACTCATTGGAACACCTCCAGCTACATTAGTTGAAATCACACTTCAAGGTGATAAAGGGAGACCAAATTTCTATGATGTTAGTCTTGTTGACGGTTACAACATTCCCGTGTCCGTCGTCGTCCCTAACAAGAACATAAATTCGAAGTGTAACATTCAGGGTTGTTTTAAGGATGTTAAAAGTttgtgtcctcgtgagcttgAGGTTTTGAATTCTAATGGAGAAGTTGTGGCTTGCAAAAGTGCCTGTTTGGCTTTTGATCTTGACAATTTTTGTTGTAGGAATGATTATGGAAGTCCTAAGAAGTGTAGGCCAAATGTTTACTCGAAAATATTTAAGGATGCTTGTCCTAATTATTTTAGCTATGCTTTTGACACTCCTACTCCACTTGTGAGTTGCGGATCCTTAGAATACATAATCACATTTTGTCCTCAAGGATGGGGTGGTGCTGCTGATGTGTCGACAATTCAGATTGACGGTGTATCTGATGTTTGA